A single window of Flagellimonas maritima DNA harbors:
- a CDS encoding helix-turn-helix domain-containing protein: MLFKQHVLDSYLSKYILEINYIKDFHPGHTKEKYLPDGTINLVFELAGKPKYIYRNGLNEKVQECRDVWFSGVQRDYITISAEAEEMMVLVFKPGAGFPLIGETVSKYSNKVVAAQQIFGSAILDLHGQIQKDASPESKFSSVEHWLKEQLNEDDFYRDIIQYALNAIEESPNQIVLGTLVEKSGYSQKQFIQLFKKYVGITPKRFHRIVRFNKILSAVENKEQISWTAIAADCGYFDQSHFIKDFQSFSGINPKKYLKDIEDYPNFLPVK; encoded by the coding sequence ATGCTTTTTAAACAACACGTACTTGATTCCTATTTGTCCAAATATATTTTGGAAATAAACTACATAAAGGATTTTCATCCAGGACATACTAAGGAGAAGTATCTTCCTGATGGGACCATCAACCTAGTGTTTGAGCTTGCGGGAAAACCAAAATATATTTACAGAAACGGTTTAAATGAAAAGGTTCAGGAATGCCGTGATGTTTGGTTCTCTGGTGTGCAAAGAGACTATATTACCATAAGTGCGGAAGCGGAGGAGATGATGGTACTGGTCTTTAAACCTGGAGCTGGGTTTCCGCTAATTGGTGAGACTGTATCCAAGTATTCCAACAAAGTGGTTGCTGCGCAACAAATCTTTGGTAGTGCCATACTGGATTTACACGGCCAAATACAAAAGGACGCTTCCCCAGAATCGAAGTTTTCATCTGTAGAGCATTGGTTGAAAGAGCAACTCAATGAAGATGATTTTTACAGGGACATTATTCAATATGCCCTCAATGCCATTGAAGAATCACCCAATCAAATAGTTCTAGGTACTTTGGTGGAAAAATCCGGGTATTCACAAAAGCAATTTATCCAACTGTTCAAAAAATACGTAGGAATTACTCCAAAACGATTTCATCGTATCGTTCGTTTTAATAAAATTCTATCCGCAGTAGAGAATAAAGAACAGATTTCATGGACTGCCATTGCTGCCGATTGTGGTTATTTTGATCAATCACATTTCATTAAGGATTTTCAATCTTTTTCTGGTATCAATCCCAAAAAATATCTGAAGGACATCGAAGACTATCCCAACTTTTTACCCGTAAAGTAA
- a CDS encoding DUF1761 domain-containing protein, producing the protein MESMYINHLAVLVCAVTNLVVGAVWYSPALFYNAWKKENNLTDDDFKDVNMGKVYGITFIMALVMSYNMALFLGDANTDWIWGMSAGFFTGFGFCSMIFTAIALFEKKSWKYIFINSGYIIVYFTLIGFILGIWR; encoded by the coding sequence ATGGAATCAATGTACATTAATCATTTAGCAGTACTTGTCTGTGCGGTCACCAATCTAGTGGTGGGAGCCGTTTGGTACAGTCCTGCCCTTTTCTACAACGCTTGGAAAAAAGAAAACAACCTGACCGATGATGATTTTAAGGATGTTAACATGGGCAAGGTATATGGCATAACTTTTATTATGGCCTTGGTAATGTCTTACAATATGGCTCTCTTTCTAGGCGACGCAAATACTGATTGGATATGGGGAATGTCCGCAGGATTCTTCACAGGGTTTGGATTCTGTTCTATGATTTTTACAGCCATAGCCCTGTTTGAAAAAAAATCATGGAAATATATTTTCATCAATAGCGGATATATTATTGTCTATTTCACCTTGATAGGATTCATATTGGGCATCTGGAGATAA
- a CDS encoding universal stress protein yields the protein MQKILIPTDFSENAWNAINYAMQLFRNRKCTFYLLNTYTPVIPSSRFMAKMIDGVSIVDAVRNSSEQGLKKTVDRIKTKYGNSNHSFETISSFSLLVDEVKDIVETFDINLVITGTKGASGIDEVFMGSNTVRIIKSTKKCPVLAIPQHFDFITPSEIAFATDFNRFYTISELNPLLELAKMFQATIRIVHVQYGIKALSELQQFNLNMLRRYLSDTEHYVHTVSELNSVSQTLELFSEELDIHLLALLNYQHSYMEKMTREPIVKRTAFHTQIPLLVIPELGMSGVSKNHVEQQVISS from the coding sequence ATGCAAAAGATATTGATACCTACGGATTTTTCGGAAAATGCTTGGAATGCCATTAACTACGCCATGCAGTTGTTCCGAAACAGAAAATGCACCTTTTATTTGCTCAACACATATACACCAGTAATCCCAAGCAGTAGGTTTATGGCTAAGATGATAGATGGTGTCAGCATAGTGGATGCCGTCAGAAACTCTTCTGAACAAGGTTTAAAAAAAACTGTGGATAGAATCAAGACGAAATATGGTAATTCCAACCATAGTTTTGAGACTATTTCATCTTTTAGCCTATTGGTAGACGAGGTCAAGGATATTGTAGAGACTTTTGATATCAATTTGGTGATTACCGGAACAAAAGGAGCCTCGGGAATTGATGAGGTATTTATGGGCAGCAATACGGTACGCATTATAAAAAGTACAAAAAAATGTCCTGTTCTGGCCATTCCGCAACACTTTGATTTCATTACACCTTCAGAAATTGCATTTGCAACGGATTTTAACCGTTTTTATACTATTTCCGAATTAAATCCCCTTCTGGAACTCGCCAAAATGTTCCAAGCGACCATTCGCATTGTTCATGTACAATATGGCATTAAAGCATTATCCGAACTGCAACAGTTCAATCTGAACATGCTCAGAAGGTACCTCAGCGATACCGAGCACTATGTTCATACGGTCTCAGAACTAAACTCGGTATCCCAGACTTTGGAACTTTTTTCCGAGGAACTGGATATTCACTTGTTGGCACTTTTGAATTACCAGCATAGCTATATGGAAAAAATGACACGTGAGCCTATCGTTAAAAGAACGGCCTTCCATACACAGATTCCGTTATTGGTCATTCCTGAATTGGGTATGAGCGGGGTTTCTAAAAATCATGTAGAGCAGCAGGTAATTTCAAGTTAG
- a CDS encoding TolB family protein, which translates to MKRIVLLLLILSTGISCPAQQKITYNVLENAETHDYEIYIMDADGRNAKNITNSKSVDWVYTSFGEKLYFLSDRNECSRCFYLYEMDSEGKNVRKITNYKLADSWFGSRKNGTEFIVKPVLSSSGPSEGKNNTFYIIDLQGTIIEKVMIDLTYVNDPTFSPDGKKIVFRGSKKTSPRELGFTDALYVKTLGEDSIKKITSHPDETKNIQWTGYLAAAPRWRDDGKISFASKNNNNYDIYIVNPDGSELEAVTPWENNQVFHSWSPSGEMVFEASMNNQDGYELYKRTTNGKIIQLTNDTTEQYAPVFVETHLKKQ; encoded by the coding sequence ATGAAAAGAATAGTATTGCTTTTATTGATTCTCAGTACCGGTATTTCTTGCCCGGCGCAACAAAAAATTACTTACAATGTGCTAGAAAATGCTGAAACCCACGATTATGAAATTTATATCATGGATGCGGATGGTAGAAATGCCAAGAATATAACAAATTCAAAATCTGTGGATTGGGTCTATACCAGCTTTGGCGAGAAATTATATTTTCTTTCTGACAGAAACGAATGTTCTAGGTGTTTTTACCTTTACGAAATGGATTCAGAAGGAAAAAATGTTCGAAAAATAACTAATTATAAATTGGCGGATAGTTGGTTTGGAAGTCGTAAAAATGGTACTGAATTCATAGTAAAACCTGTCCTGTCATCAAGCGGGCCTTCCGAAGGAAAAAATAATACATTTTATATCATTGACCTTCAAGGGACTATAATCGAAAAAGTAATGATTGACTTAACCTATGTAAATGACCCAACATTTTCACCGGACGGAAAGAAAATTGTTTTTAGGGGAAGTAAAAAAACCTCTCCACGTGAATTAGGGTTTACTGATGCACTTTACGTCAAAACCTTGGGCGAAGATTCCATCAAGAAAATTACTTCTCATCCAGATGAAACCAAAAATATACAATGGACGGGTTATTTAGCGGCAGCACCAAGGTGGCGCGATGATGGAAAAATATCCTTTGCTTCCAAAAACAACAATAATTATGATATATATATTGTAAATCCCGATGGCTCAGAACTTGAAGCGGTAACACCATGGGAGAACAATCAAGTATTTCATTCGTGGAGCCCTTCAGGTGAAATGGTTTTTGAGGCATCTATGAACAATCAAGATGGTTACGAATTATACAAAAGAACAACTAATGGTAAAATAATTCAGTTGACCAATGATACCACTGAGCAATATGCACCGGTATTTGTAGAAACCCATCTCAAAAAACAATGA
- a CDS encoding pyridoxal-phosphate dependent enzyme produces the protein MDKHKLIECHERIKPFIHNTPVLHSRLIDGIASSTIFFKCENFQRMGAFKMRGAANAIMQLSEGQKQNGVVTHSSGNFAQALSLAAQSLGVTAYIVMPSNAPQVKKDAVKEYGGRIFECEPTLLARKTATKKIQQEKGATFLHPSNDDAVIIGQGTACKELLELHPNLDYVFAPVGGGGLIAGTALAANYFGNNCKVIGGEPFEADDAYRSLLSGTIETNTTTNTIADGLKTQLGDRNFPIIQEYVERIVRVSEEEIISSMRIIWERLKIVCEPSCAVALAAVLKEKEVFRSKKIGVIISGGNVDLGKLPF, from the coding sequence ATGGATAAACATAAGCTCATTGAATGCCACGAACGAATAAAACCCTTTATCCACAACACGCCTGTGCTCCATTCTAGACTAATCGATGGTATAGCGAGCTCTACTATTTTTTTTAAGTGTGAGAATTTTCAAAGAATGGGCGCATTTAAGATGAGAGGTGCTGCAAACGCGATCATGCAACTTTCGGAGGGGCAAAAGCAAAATGGGGTAGTAACACATTCATCCGGCAATTTTGCACAAGCACTTTCCTTGGCAGCACAGAGTTTGGGTGTAACAGCGTATATTGTAATGCCCTCAAATGCACCACAAGTCAAGAAAGATGCAGTAAAAGAATACGGTGGAAGAATTTTTGAATGTGAACCTACACTGTTAGCGCGAAAAACTGCCACAAAAAAAATACAACAAGAAAAAGGAGCAACTTTTTTGCACCCATCCAACGACGATGCGGTTATTATAGGTCAAGGAACCGCATGTAAGGAATTATTGGAACTTCATCCTAATCTGGACTATGTTTTTGCACCTGTTGGAGGTGGAGGTTTGATTGCAGGTACTGCTTTGGCCGCCAATTATTTTGGAAACAATTGCAAAGTTATAGGGGGAGAGCCTTTTGAAGCGGATGATGCCTATCGCTCTTTACTGAGTGGCACTATTGAAACGAATACTACAACCAATACCATTGCCGATGGCCTCAAGACCCAATTGGGAGATAGAAACTTTCCTATTATCCAAGAATATGTAGAGCGTATTGTCAGGGTTTCCGAGGAAGAAATAATTTCATCCATGCGAATCATCTGGGAACGCTTAAAAATTGTTTGTGAACCTTCCTGTGCCGTTGCTTTGGCCGCAGTATTAAAAGAAAAAGAGGTATTCCGTTCAAAGAAAATTGGAGTAATTATTTCCGGTGGCAATGTTGATTTGGGAAAACTGCCTTTTTAA